The Bemisia tabaci chromosome 8, PGI_BMITA_v3 genome has a segment encoding these proteins:
- the bai gene encoding transmembrane emp24 domain-containing protein bai produces MRDHVKYCSLALMIHFALLSTVDGIMFILHPNTRKCLREETRQNVVVTGDYMVSQIPGQQVSYVVTDSKNQILWRQENVAKGKLTFSTETFDTCEICFTSKVDPSKRGEPHEVSLILKHGIEAKNYDGLADAAKLKPLEAELKMLEDLSQSIVDDFSDMRVREEQLRDTNESTNNRVLYFSIFSMTCLLGLATWQVLYLRRFFKAKKLIE; encoded by the exons ATGAGGGATCACGTCAAGTATTGCAGTCTAGCGCTGATGATACATTTTGCACTTCTATCAACTGTTGATGGAATCATGTTCATCCTGCATCCGAACACTCGAAAATGCTTGAGGGAAGAGACCCGGCAAAATGTAGTTGTAACAGGCGACTACATGGTGTCCCAGATCCCTGGTCAGCAAGTATCGTATGTG GTCACTGATTCAAAAAATCAGATCTTATGGAGGCAAGAAAATGTTGCGAAAGGAAAGCTCACTTTTAGCACGGAAACCTTCGACACATGTGAAATATGCTTCACATCTAAAGTTGATCCCT CAAAACGAGGTGAACCTCACGAAGTTAGTTTAATACTGAAACATGGAATTGAAGCCAAAAACTATGACGGA CTTGCCGATGCTGCAAAACTCAAACCCCTAGAAGCAGAGTTAAAGATGCTGGAAGACCTTTCACAGTCTATTGTTGATGACTTTTCTGACATGAGAGTCAGGGAAGAACAGCTTCGGGATACTAATG AATCTACCAACAACCGTGTGCTATACTTCAGTATATTCAGTATGACTTGCTTGCTTGGTTTAGCTACATGGCAAGTTCTATACCTCAGACGTTTCTTCAAAGCCAAGAAGCTCATTGAATAG
- the LOC140225327 gene encoding uncharacterized protein — protein sequence MPATCCAVQCSHNAKNCKLKRFPVNEVRAKVWEQMLRRKNFTRKSFHRICACHFPKSQYDDINESRLRPDAVPLVFPTHTINQCESLDEPTLDKYLVKETREVQHEEIGEAELCSILTAINEEVQESGGEQQALVLDINSIEECFEAEAGMVLDDVNEEVIFNYGTEDTIFDDETEEMIVDNGAEEIIVDDGAEEIIVDNGTEQIIVDNATEETSSPDGAIRVSVGPEHMNVCASADHLNGLTVDQLSERIEQLEREKSTVTRENYRLKTEITRLKATTSNFNQDEIQRLAGKKVSKWSKETVKKCLQVRFACGKTGYEFLRSQGYPLMAYSTLCERVQKLPLKCGISSKIIFLLKQKAATMKKSERQCFLSIDEMEITERIDYDQGQKENIGYATLGDKSKVACKLLLLVARGITTKWKQVIGWHLTTAAAPPPSEVWNFVLEGIKSIEGADYYAHGQVNDMGSSNRAVWKEAGIITAGRRKEKKIGKKKKRDKANQETSSKGSEQQQQSNNQENQTRKPENQKNGKYVSEKFSIPHPTRPNDEFYFFADAAHLLKNLKTGFLKHDFNLPPELLRKFNLPNAPVSHKWLYEFIDVRSEEESVFQLAPYLTTDLLSPSHYEKMRVGLATSIFSLEVAAALETAVIRNLISEEARTTIWFIKKISEWYGIMSSRRFQDSINRKNFPHKKRIISHVSDIFRGLRTSDNKWKPFQAGIILTNFSFLSLSEKLLFTRQIDCFLGSRTLQDGVENIFSVIRCKGSICPSALQALRAVRLLCFSQFTKDVKKSNYANDGDKHHLDILKSPIKRNKQALKRRSLLDDELKAKRAKVPGEVKSGDEEKKSKKQLQFQGTVNIASDSNKETTNEEEVIYKELSKELNFPVHPPSETLEPLEEQALSDAVGHMISRLKKFACSNCPYFRGDLPLHESIYTACRDKGGLHYTPMPLFVVGQKLEIICRREMKTLTKFSLNIMDHIIQECISSCGEPLCDCRFFREFCHKFIRSRFNFLLRITNRKINTEVRKKRKGGRSRATASQTLKMCKILNNNYILPKD from the exons ATGCCTGCTACGTGCTGCGCAGTGCAATGCTCGCATAATGCCAAGAATTGCAAATTAAAAAGATTTCCTGTAAATGAGGTGAGAGCGAAAGTGTGGGAACAAATGcttcggaggaaaaatttcacgCGGAAAAGTTTCCATCGCATTTGTGCC TGCCACTTCCCTAAAAGCCAGTATGATGATATCAATGAAAGTCGGTTGCGGCCAGATGCTGTTCCTCTTGTGTTCCCCACTCACACGATAAATCAATGTGAATCTTTGGATGAGCCAACCTTG GATAAGTATCTAGTCAAAGAGACAAGGGAAGTGCAGCATGAGGAAATCGGTGAAGCAGAGCTATGTTCTATATTGACGGCAATCAATGAAGAAGTACAAGAGAGTGGTGGCGAACAACAAGCGCTAGTTCTTGATATTAATTCCATC GAAGAATGTTTTGAAGCCGAAGCAGGTATGGTTTTGGATGATGTAAATGAAGAGGTGATTTTTAATTATGGTACTGAAGATACGATTTTTGATGATGAAACTGAAGAGATGATTGTTGATAATGGTGCTGAAGAGATAATTGTTGATGATGGTGCTGAAGAGATAATTGTTGATAATGGAACTGAACAGATAATTGTTGATAATGCTACTGAAGAAACCTCCAGTCCTGACGGGGCAATTCGTGTTTCTGTTGGTCCTGAACACATGAATGTCTGT GCATCGGCGGATCATTTAAATGGGCTTACCGTAGACCAACTGAGTGAAAGAATTGAGCAACTTGAGAGGGAAAAAAGTACGGTCACCAGAGAAAATTACCGGCTGAAGACAGAAATAACTAGATTAAAGGCGACAACCAGCAACTTTAATCAGGATGAAATTCAACGGTTAGCAGGGAAAAAGGTCTCAAAGTGGTCAAAGGAGACGGTGAAAAAATGCTTGCAGGTCCGTTTTGCATGTGGTAAGACTGGCTATGAATTTTTAAGGAGCCAAGGTTATCCATTAATGGCCTACTCAACTCTGTGTGAGCGGGTTCAAAAGCTCCCTTTAAAATGTGGAATCTcaagcaaaataatttttttgctgaaGCAAAAAGCAGCTACAATGAAGAAATCTGAAAGGCAATGCTTTCTTTCCATAGATGAAATGGAAATAACAGAGAGGATAGATTACGACCAAGGGCAGAAGGAAAATATAGGCTACGCAACCCTTGGAGACAAAAGTAAAGTTGCCTGCAAATTGTTGCTTCTTGTAGCGCGTGGGATCACAACGAAGTGGAAGCAAGTTATTGGCTGGCATCTTACAACTGCAGCTGCTCCGCCCCCCTCTGAGGTTTGGAattttgtcttggaaggaaTTAAATCCATCGAGGGAGCAGACTACTATGCGCATGGTCAAGTTAATGATATGGGCTCTTCAAATCGTGCTGTTTGGAAAGAGGCGGGAATAATAACTGCAGGcaggaggaaggagaagaaaatcgggaaaaaaaagaaaagagacaaaGCTAACCAGGAGACAAGCAGCAAAGGATCTGAACAACAACAGCAGTCAAATAACCAAGAAAACCAAACCAGAAAACcggaaaaccaaaaaaatggaaagtaTGTCTCAGAGAAATTTTCTATCCCGCACCCAACAAGGCCTAATGATGAGTTCTATTTTTTTGCGGATGCTGCACACTTGTTGAAGAATTTAAAAACAGGCTTCTTGAAACATGATTTTAACCTACCTCCTGAGTTACTGAGGAAATTCAATTTACCAAATGCCCCTGTCTCCCACAAGTGGCTTTATGAATTTATTGATGTCCGGAGTGAGGAAGAGTCAGTGTTTCAATTAGCCCCTTACCTGACAACCGACTTATTATCGCCTTCACATTATGAAAAAATGAGGGTAGGCTTAGCCACCTCAATTTTCTCGCTTGAAGTAGCTGCTGCCCTAGAAACCGCTGTCATCCGCAACCTCATCTCTGAAGAGGCAAGGACAACCATCTggttcattaaaaaaatcagtgaatggTATGGCATCATGTCATCAAGGAGGTTCCAAGATTCCATCAACAGGAAGAACTTTCCCCATAAGAAGCGAATAATCAGCCatgtcagtgacatttttcgagGCCTGAGAACTTCCGATAATAAATGGAAACCGTTTCAAGCTGGCATAATTTTAACCAACTTCAGTTTCCTCTCTTTAAGCGAGAAATTACTCTTTACAAGACAAATAGATTGCTTCTTAGGCTCAAGGACCTTGCAAGATGGagttgagaatattttctctGTTATTCGGTGTAAAGGTTCTATATGTCCATCTGCCTTACAAGCTCTCAGGGCAGTTAGACTTTTGTGCTTTTCGCAATTCACAAAAGATGTTAAAAAGTCAAATTATGCAAATGATGGAGACAAACACCATCTGGACATTTTAAAGTCACCTATTAAACGAAATAAACAGGCCCTGAAGAGACGATCATTATTAGATGATGAATTGAAAGCTAAGCGAGCTAAAGTTCCGGGAGAAGTAAAATCTggagatgaagaaaagaagagcAAGAAACAACTGCAGTTTCAAGGAACAGTGAATATTGCCAGTGACAGTAACAAGGAAACCACAAATGAAGAAGAAGTAATTTACAAGGAGCTGTCAAAAGAGTTGAATTTTCCTGTTCACCCACCATCAGAAACTTTGGAGCCCTTGGAGGAACAGGCTCTATCTGATGCTGTTGGACACATGATTTCACGCTTGAAGAAGTTTGCCTGCAGCAACTGTCCATACTTCAGGGGAGACCTGCCTCTGCATGAGAGCATTTACACAGCTTGTCGTGACAAGGGTGGCCTTCATTATACTCCAATGCCTCTTTTTGTCGTCGGCCAAAAACTAGAAATAATTTGCCGCAGGGAAATGAAAAccctaacaaaattttcattgaacatCATGGACCACATTATTCAGGAGTGCATAAGCAGTTGCGGAGAGCCGTTGTGCGATTGTCGTTTCTTCAGAGAGTTTTGTCACAAGTTTATAAGATCTAGGTTTAACTTCCTGCTACGAATAACCAACCGTAAAATAAATACAGAAGTAAGGAAGAAACGTAAAGGGGGACGCAGTCGTGCTACTGCCTCTCAAACCCTGAAAATGTGTAAAATACTGAATAATAACTATATTCTCCCGAAAGACTAA